In the genome of Chitinispirillales bacterium, one region contains:
- a CDS encoding Txe/YoeB family addiction module toxin, translated as MYDIKLTKQAEKDAQKIEAAGLKPKVVELLNIIKNNPFQLPPPYEKLRGFSSVYSRRISIKHRLIYEVCESNALKIIRMWTHYE; from the coding sequence ATGTATGATATTAAACTCACAAAACAGGCGGAAAAAGACGCTCAAAAAATAGAGGCGGCCGGACTAAAACCTAAAGTTGTCGAATTATTGAACATTATAAAAAACAATCCGTTTCAATTACCGCCTCCATATGAAAAGTTAAGAGGATTTTCTTCGGTCTATTCGAGAAGGATAAGTATTAAGCATCGACTGATTTACGAAGTTTGCGAAAGTAATGCTTTGAAAATTATACGAATGTGGACGCATTACGAATAA
- a CDS encoding formylglycine-generating enzyme family protein — protein sequence IGDVAWYDKNSGGKTRPVGTRAPNELGIYDMSGNVYEWCGDWYGGYPANAVTNPVEPASGSYRVIRGGSWSYHSQYCRVAFRNDFTPSDSNGNLGFRVAFSSSH from the coding sequence ATATCGGCGATGTTGCCTGGTATGATAAAAACAGTGGCGGTAAAACACGTCCGGTAGGTACAAGAGCGCCTAACGAACTTGGCATATACGATATGAGCGGTAATGTGTACGAGTGGTGCGGTGATTGGTATGGCGGTTATCCTGCTAATGCTGTAACAAATCCAGTGGAACCGGCATCTGGCTCTTACCGCGTTATTCGCGGCGGCAGTTGGTCCTACCATTCGCAGTATTGCCGTGTTGCCTTTCGCAACGACTTTACGCCGTCCGACAGCAACGGCAATTTGGGCTTCCGCGTCGCCTTCAGTTCATCTCATTAG
- a CDS encoding HRDC domain-containing protein codes for MQIKLFTISASDSGTLQEELNHFLSNRRILEVEQKFCENDRGGVWSFCVRYLGENERVKLPAVQQNFVKKEKPDYKEILNEQQYNSFLQFKAARKEISALDGVLPYNVFTDAELVEIVRLDVKDEKNVSKINGIGEKRAQKYWKKVLEKTIETAAKRKEEEKDKPNEEAKPNETSGLFN; via the coding sequence ATGCAGATTAAATTATTTACGATTTCCGCTTCGGACAGCGGAACGTTACAAGAAGAGTTAAATCATTTTTTATCCAATCGCAGAATATTGGAAGTCGAACAGAAATTTTGCGAAAACGATCGTGGCGGCGTCTGGAGTTTTTGCGTTAGGTATTTGGGTGAAAACGAAAGGGTAAAACTTCCGGCAGTTCAGCAAAATTTCGTAAAAAAGGAAAAACCCGATTACAAAGAGATTCTTAACGAACAACAATATAATTCGTTTTTGCAGTTTAAAGCCGCCCGTAAAGAAATTTCTGCTTTGGACGGCGTTTTACCTTACAACGTTTTTACGGACGCGGAATTGGTCGAAATAGTTCGTTTGGACGTAAAAGACGAAAAGAACGTATCCAAAATAAACGGAATAGGCGAAAAACGGGCTCAAAAGTATTGGAAAAAAGTACTTGAAAAGACAATAGAAACCGCCGCCAAAAGAAAAGAAGAAGAAAAAGATAAACCGAACGAAGAGGCGAAACCTAATGAAACGAGCGGGTTGTTTAATTGA